ATAGGTCTTTGTAATCTACTGTGTATGCCACACCGGCTCTTGATTCACCTATCGAAGGAGCAATAGCGGATGAGCTTATTGCGAACCCTTCGACTTCTTCTGTATTCCTGCTTTTTAATTCAGCTTCCTTTAGCTGACTTTGTTTAATTCTATAATGGTCTTTAGACGCCATTTTGATGTAATTAGATTATACACTTCTTCGGAATACCAATATTTTCAACCTCGAGTGAATCCGATCCAATCGGATAATTTCTCTGGTATTTGAATACAATTCTCGAAGAGCCCCACCAGCCAAAGGATTCGGAGGTTATTAAAAACCAGCTAGTGAAAAAAATAAGGACAGTTGGTCAAAATTGTTTGGCAGTCAATTATCCGCCTTATACTTTAGACCCCTGAAAGCTTTATGACATAAGGGTGGAAAGCCCTTACTGATATTTACCCGGCCAAAGGAAATTATTGCTTTCAGGAAGGCTCTTACTGTCGGTGGGAGCCTTTATTTATTTTGTTTTTCCTTGTAATGACTTTGTTCGGTTCAAATTTCGAGTGAAAACCCAACCATGTCAACTCTAAAGAATCAACAATCGGCCATAGTTCTTAACATCGGCTTCATTTCAGTCACGTTGATAAAAAAGGAAAACGCCTAAAACCCTTGCTATTACAGCATTTGCGCTTTTCGATAGTTACTATTATCGCAAAGAGATTGCGTAATGTGACAGAGAATTCATGATAAATTCATGAAGATTCGTTTATAAGAGGTGCTTATCGTCTAATATCAGTTACTGTTCTATTTTATCCATAGATTGATACCGAAGTTTTTACTTTTTCATCTATTCGAACAAATCCTCCATTAAGGTAATCCACTGAACATATTGCATGGGTCGCTGAATTACCTTTAGCCCATGCGCTCCCTCCTACTCACCGTCCTTTTGGGTTGCTCGCAGTTGGTCCAGGCCCAATGGCAATGGGATTCGCTGCCACCCAACATCTATCCCGATAGTCTGCATGCCCCCTTCATCTTGGGCGTGGCCTCCAACGAACCTTCGGCCAATGAGGTGAGCATTTGGAGCTTTGCCCAGCCACCGGGCGGCCTGGTGAACTATGAGATGGCCACCGATTCGCTGTTCTCCAACATGGTTACAAGCGGGCAGTTGCTTTCAGCCGATACGGGCGGGTTCACGGTTCAGACCCGCATTGGCGGCCTGCAACCCGACACGTATTACTGGTACCGCTTTTCGCAGAACGGCCAGTTTTCGGTCACGGGAAGAACACGCACCCTCCCCACCCAGACCGACCGCCTGAGGTTTGCGGTCACCTCGTGCAGCAGCGTCTGGTCGGGTTACTTCAACGCCTACAGGCGCATGGCGCAGCGCACCGACCTGAACGCGGTGATCCACCTCGGAGATTTCATCTACGACTTTGTGGACCCCGATGAACGCGAACGCGTGCCTGTTCCCGAACCCATTGACGTTGCCTGCGGGTTGGACGAAAGGCGCAAACGCTATTTCTACTACATGCTCGACCCCGACCAGCGCTTGGTACGGCAACAGCATCCGTTCATTCAGATATGGGACAACCATGACGTGGAACTTTCCGAGACGCCATCTGGAAGGTCCACCTGCTACGATGCCTTCAGGGAATGGACGGCCATGCCGGTGTTCGATACGCAGGATTCGGCACGCCTTTACCGCAAGATAAGCCTTGGGCCGCTGGCCGATCTTTTTATGATCGATACCGACCATCAGTTCATTGAAGATAGCATTGCTCCCAATGAGACCAGTTATTTGGGTACGGAGCAGTTCAACTGGCTGCTGAACGAACTCGACCAATCCACGGCCAAATGGAAACTGGTGGCCAACCAGAAGATGTTCGCACCTTTTTCCATTCAGGGGTTGGAACAGTTCATCCCCAATGCTCCTACTGACGGACATCTCACAAACTCAGCGTGGGATGGGCATCCGCTTGAACGCCAAATGCTGTTGCAACACTTGGCCGATAACCAGATAGATAACGTGATGCTGCTTTCGGGCGACATGCATTTCTCCCTCAACTCCGACCTTCCGATAGACCCGTTTGATTCGCTGAGCTATGACCCGGAGACCGGAGGGGGTTCCATGGCGGTGGAATTCCTTCCTACCAGCATCAGTCGTGGCAACTTGGACGAGAAACCGGGTATTGATTCGGCCACGGCCGCATTCTTTGCCATGATTACGGACAATATCAACCCGCATCACATATACACGCAACTTACAGAGAACGGCTATGGCATCATCGACCTGAACTCGGACAGCATCACAGCCGACATCTGGTTCAGCAAGATCCGTTGGTACACGGAAATGGAGGAGCTTGCCTCGCACATGGTACTGAAGGATGGCGAGAACCATTGGAGCCGCAATTCTCCCAATGGCATTGCCGAAAAGGAAATGACCTCGTTACAAACATTGGTCTATCCCAATCCTGCCACAGACCAAGTGACGCTTGAGTGTCTTAACCCCGAACGCCTCACTTACACCATCACTATCATGGATGCCAGCGGACGACCTGTCCGAACGCTTCCCATGCAAGGATCAAGAATGCAGGTGAACACTTCCTTGTGGCCAAGTGGCATGTACTTCTATCATCTTACTGCTAACGGCAGGAACAGTAACTATCGACAGGCAACAGGCAGGTTTGTGGTTGAACATCACTAATTCTTCGCTCCTATTTATATTCGCCTGAGTATGAGATGTCAACTGTTGACGATTTTATTGTTTGTATCCAATTTGCTCAGCGGGCAAACAATCGACTCGAAGAAAGCACTTGAAGACCTTCGGTTATTAAAGCATTCGATTGAGATCTACAACCCAGCACTTTCTCATTACACACCTGATTTTGGCGCTCAGGCAGATGACTTACTTCAGGAAATTGGTTCTGCTGAGCTGAGTGCTGAAGAGTATTTTCAATTTGTCAGTCGATTATGCGCCTTAAGCAATGAAGGACACTTCTTGATGGGCAGCTGGAGCGATACTGTTCATTCAGGTTTTCTTCAGAACAGATTCCGCTATCTGCCACTGTCCATTAAAATTGCTTCGGATGGCGTGATTGTTTGGAGCGATTACTCAAATGAACAGCAACTGAAGCGTGGTGACCGCATCATCGCCATCAATGGGTTGGCGATGGACAGCATCCTCAATGCGATTTGGATCTGCTTACCGACCGATGGAAGAATTACAACCTACGCAGATAGAAATATCGAACTTGGATTCTCATGGATGTATTACCTATTGGTGGATCAACCTGACAAATTCACCTTCAGTATTGGTACTGAAGAGATGTCCGCCCGTAGTGTGACATTATCGGCCATTAACCGCGATCAACAGCAAGACAACTATAAAAGGTACTGCACAATACAGGCACAGACTGATGAACCGGAATCATTTTACGTACTGCGTTTCGATGGTACTACAGCGTATCTCAAGTTTCCAACATTTGACCGAGGCGAAATGGAGAAATACCACATCCAGCCTAAAAAGTTGTATGCCGAGTTATTTAGAGAATTTAGGGAGAAACATATCACGAATCTCGTATTGGATCTTCGAGGAAATACAGGAGGCAGAAATGAGTTTGCGGATGCTATGGTGCCATACATCCTGAAACACAACCACGATGTAAAACTGTTGAAGACCACTGTTTCGTGGAGTGGCAAAAAGAAGACATACAAACTCCCTAAAGTATCAAAGTGGTTGTTTGACGGAAGTATCTATGTTCTTGTAGATGGTAGAACTTATTCCGCGGGAAGTACACTTGCCCGTTACTTGAAAGAGTTTGGCCAAGCCACCATAATTGGCGAAGAGACCGGAACACGATATGAAGGTTTTGCCGCAGGTTCCACGCAGTATGTCAGACTTACCAATTCAGGAATCCGGATAGGCATACCACGCTATCTCATTCAGTTTCCACCATCCACGGTTCAGCCAACCTCTAATCAAGGTGTACTACCCGATTATCCTGTAAAATACACTGCAACGGACCTCTTGGACCAAAGAGATTTACATATTATGGAAGCGAAAAGGCTGATCGGTATGTGAAGGTCTGAATGGTAAGTCACACTTTGGTTGTCTTACTTTTACCCAAAACCCACAACCATGGTCAGATTTATTGAAGAAGTGATCGGCAAGTTCGGAGGACGGTACTTCGGCAGCGAACAGGAGAAACAGGCGCAACTGCATACCAAAGACATTCTGGACCAATACTGCCACACTACTGAACTGATGCCGTTCGAATCGGCATTGGAGGCGCATTTCCAATCATTGAAGTGGTTCTGTCTGGTGTATGTGTTGGCCTTAGTGGTATTTCATTATACGGTAACGGGTGCGGCCATTATTGCCGTGCTCAATGCCGTTTTCTTCATTGGGCATTTCGTTACTTACCGCCATTGGCTCGATTTCCTCTTTCCGAAAAAGACCTCGCACAACGTCATCGGCAATATTGAACCACTGGATGAAGTGCGTTCCACGCTCATTATCGCAGGCCATATCGATAGTGTGAAGGAGTTCAAATGGTGGTACCGACTGAAGCATGCGGGTGCCGTGCTTTCCGTGGTGGCGGGTGTTCTCTTCCCGCTACAGGCGGTATTCCTCATTGTGGCTTCCTTTTTCGGTGGCGAATGGACCACCTACGGTTGGTGGTTCTTCGTGGTGGCCTCTCCTATCCTACTCGTCTATTTCGACATGCATGGCAAAGAGGTGGTGCATGGCGCCAACGACAACCTGACGGGCGTGGCCATGACCGTGGAAATGGCCAAGGTCTTCTCCGATCAGAAACTGCAACACACCCGCATCCGCTGCATCAGTTTCGGTTCGGAAGAGGCCGGACTACGTGGGGCGTTCGCCTACGGCAAGATGCATAAACAACAGTTGTTGGATGAGAACGCGCTGCTGATCAACATAGACACCATCAAGGATCTGGAGCATTTGGCCATCGGTACGCGAGAGACGAACACGCTTGTGACCTTCGATGCGGAGCATATTGCCCAGATGGAACGCTCCTTTGATGCCATGGGCGTTGCGGTGAAGAAACTTCCTATTGATGTGGGCGCGTCCGATGCCTCTGCCTTCCGTATTCTCGGACTGCCAGCCTTGAGCATCATCGGTATGCGCACCGATACCCTTGACCCTACCTACCACACCCGCCTCGATAACCTCGAATACCTTGATGGTACGGCCATGGAGGCCATGAAGAAGGTGCTGGTGCATTTCGTACAGGAGTGGGATGAGGAACGGAAGACCACAACCGAATGAAGGATCCCTCGATCTTTCGGTTTTCTGAATAAATGGATTGATTTCAATCATTTCTTCCAATATCGAAAGTCAACGTTTTAGGTTATGCGTCATTGCATCTTCGTGGCATTCAACACATAAAGACATGAACAATCGATTGCACTCTTTGGTAAACCTGCCGCTGGCAGGTTTTCTTATGCTGGCCCTGTCAATTACTGGTTGCAACCAGAACGACAAGGACGACCCGACCACGCGACAACCACTTATTACGGCCATCATTATCAGCGGAGGCAACCCTGTTGAAATAACCACTTTCGGTGTAACGGTGATGGATCCGGCCAATTCGGGTCAGCCAATTTTGGATGCGGTGGTGAAAGTAAATGCCCTCAACCTTGCGGGTACAGGAGATGGCACCTACACCTACGTAGATACCGATACTCCGATTGCTGCCGGTGGTATTGTGGCGCTTTCCGTCAATGTGGATGGAGAAGACTACGGTGTGTCGAGCGTGATGCCCGAAGATGGCCATGACAGTTATTTGGAGATACCGAGTGCTTACGCAGGTTCCTCCTTACATATTGCAAATAATCCTTGAGTATTGAACAGAGGAATTGACTTCAATCATTTCTTCCAATAGCCCAAGTCAACGTTTTAGGTTATGCATCAAAGCATCTTCGTGGTGTAAAACATTGGATCATGAAAATCAAATCACTCT
This is a stretch of genomic DNA from Flavobacteriales bacterium. It encodes these proteins:
- a CDS encoding M20/M25/M40 family metallo-hydrolase, yielding MVRFIEEVIGKFGGRYFGSEQEKQAQLHTKDILDQYCHTTELMPFESALEAHFQSLKWFCLVYVLALVVFHYTVTGAAIIAVLNAVFFIGHFVTYRHWLDFLFPKKTSHNVIGNIEPLDEVRSTLIIAGHIDSVKEFKWWYRLKHAGAVLSVVAGVLFPLQAVFLIVASFFGGEWTTYGWWFFVVASPILLVYFDMHGKEVVHGANDNLTGVAMTVEMAKVFSDQKLQHTRIRCISFGSEEAGLRGAFAYGKMHKQQLLDENALLINIDTIKDLEHLAIGTRETNTLVTFDAEHIAQMERSFDAMGVAVKKLPIDVGASDASAFRILGLPALSIIGMRTDTLDPTYHTRLDNLEYLDGTAMEAMKKVLVHFVQEWDEERKTTTE
- a CDS encoding T9SS type A sorting domain-containing protein, with the protein product MRSLLLTVLLGCSQLVQAQWQWDSLPPNIYPDSLHAPFILGVASNEPSANEVSIWSFAQPPGGLVNYEMATDSLFSNMVTSGQLLSADTGGFTVQTRIGGLQPDTYYWYRFSQNGQFSVTGRTRTLPTQTDRLRFAVTSCSSVWSGYFNAYRRMAQRTDLNAVIHLGDFIYDFVDPDERERVPVPEPIDVACGLDERRKRYFYYMLDPDQRLVRQQHPFIQIWDNHDVELSETPSGRSTCYDAFREWTAMPVFDTQDSARLYRKISLGPLADLFMIDTDHQFIEDSIAPNETSYLGTEQFNWLLNELDQSTAKWKLVANQKMFAPFSIQGLEQFIPNAPTDGHLTNSAWDGHPLERQMLLQHLADNQIDNVMLLSGDMHFSLNSDLPIDPFDSLSYDPETGGGSMAVEFLPTSISRGNLDEKPGIDSATAAFFAMITDNINPHHIYTQLTENGYGIIDLNSDSITADIWFSKIRWYTEMEELASHMVLKDGENHWSRNSPNGIAEKEMTSLQTLVYPNPATDQVTLECLNPERLTYTITIMDASGRPVRTLPMQGSRMQVNTSLWPSGMYFYHLTANGRNSNYRQATGRFVVEHH